Proteins from a single region of Dyadobacter fanqingshengii:
- a CDS encoding CsbD family protein, protein MSAFTQQVKGNWNELKGKFKQQYADLTDDDLLYEDGKEDELLGKLQKKLGKTREEVESEVDKWSR, encoded by the coding sequence ATGAGTGCTTTCACACAACAAGTAAAAGGAAACTGGAATGAACTGAAAGGTAAATTCAAGCAACAATATGCAGATTTGACCGATGATGACCTGTTATATGAAGATGGAAAAGAAGATGAGCTTCTTGGCAAACTTCAAAAAAAACTAGGTAAGACCCGTGAAGAAGTTGAAAGTGAAGTAGATAAATGGTCTAGATAG